A stretch of DNA from Ovis aries strain OAR_USU_Benz2616 breed Rambouillet chromosome 14, ARS-UI_Ramb_v3.0, whole genome shotgun sequence:
ATggacatttttttcaaaactcaCCAAACTGTAGACATAAAGGGAGATTCAACAGCATACCTGTGGTGTTTAAAGAGCCTCAAGACTGGATGAGGTCTAGGTAGTGTGAGCAGATACTACCTAGTGGGGAGGAAACAGCAAAGGGACCTGAAATGCAGGCCAGAGGGGTAGGGGTCGAGCCCCGAAAGCCAGGTGAACGTGTTTCAGGGAGGAAATGACCCATCACCTGAGAATTTGAGATGCTGCTGCTCAAgtcaaggaagaaaacagaactgACCACTGGATTTAGCAATGTAGAGGACATCTGGCAGCAAGGTAGGTTTTGGAGTGGGTTCAAGAAAGAATGGCTTCCCCAGTGcctaagcagtaaagaatctgcctgccaatgcaggagacccaggagatatcagttcaatccctggatcgggaagatcccctggaggaggaaatgacaacccctccagtattcttgcctgggaaattccatggacagaagagcctggtgggcaacagtctatgtgttcacaaagagacagacacaactgaatggctgagcagaagaaagaatggaaGGGAAATGAAGACAGCAAGAAGAGACCACCTTTGAGAACTTCTGCTTTCTGCAACAAAACAGAGAATGATACAGGAGctagagggttttcttttcttttttaaaagtatgtttgcACATCAATGGGGATAACTCAGTATATATAGAAAACCTGATGATACAAGAGATAAGGGAAACTTGCGGGAACAATGTCCTGAGGCAGTGGACATGGAACAGGCTCTGGCGCCAACAGGTAGTTTGTATAATGGCACCAGTGGGAAGGCACGGATGTTACTGAAAGTGGGTAGAGGAGGTGGAGACCTACAGTGGAAGGCCTCTGCTGGTGGCTCCTATTCACCCAGGAAACAGGAAGCAAACTCATCTGCTGGAAGCAACCCTGAGGGAAGCTTCAGTCAAGGGATTGTTGGCATCTTGGTACTAAACAGCCAACTAGCATAGGAAAAGATATGGTGGGCAGGTCCTAGTCACTGGTAATGGAATGGTCCTAGGGATGACAATGGCAGTGCTTTGCAGGCTGGGCGGGAGGCAAAACCACTAGCAGAGAGGTAAAAAGCTGTGAGGTCAGGACATGGGAAGGTCATCTACACGGATAGTGGGACTGGCAGCATGATGGGGGTGGTTTCAGACGTAATACTCCAAGAGTGGAAATCTCTGCAGACGAGTGAACCATTCCTAAGGTGACTGCAACAAAGCAGCAGGAGCGATATGAGAGTCTGATGTTCCAAGAGTGAGAACTGTTTtagagaaaagggagggagaacaACAAAAGGGAGGGCGAACAGTGAGTGAAGAAGAGTAGGTGAGAAAGCAGCCACTCCCCGCAAGGATCTTAAGAGGTGCTGTGCAAAGAGGAGACTCATGTTTCAGCAGATGACGGATGAATGGAGACTTCCAACCAGGCCCAGAAGGTTTCAgagctggggaagactgaagcaGGGTTATCAAAAGGGCAATTAACTGAGCCATGTTTTGGTGAGAATAAGGGAGGTAAGAGGGAACCTGGGAGTCCTGGACACACGAGGTTGTATGATAGGTGGTAGGGAGATAGGGAATCCTCCTAGGAGGAAACACAAGCCTGGGATCCTTTTAGAACAACCCTTTAGAAGTCCAGGAGGcccttttagaaatattttctgggGACTTCCTAAAGTAGCCCAGTTGCCCAGTGGccaagattccatgctcccaatgcaggaggcctgggttcgatccctggtcagggaactagctctcacatgtcacaactaaacaagatcctgcatgctgcaactaagacctgccacagccaaatgaatacataaaatttttaaagagagatacttttaaaaaaatactaggcTTGGTGATATAGTTACAGAAGAACTTACCAGGATGCATGTGGAATATTGTATATGACTTCCAAAACCCTCTGGAGTCACTAAATCAAGAGAATCTGGGTTCACTCGAAGTGTATTTCTTTGGGTATTAGAATACAATTCCCATATATTGGCAGTACAACTCTTGATACATTAGATTGCGTTCTCTTACAGAGATAATGCTGATAACTCTAGACTCTTCAATGATCTTTGCACAAATCACATGAGAAATCCAATTAATTTACCCCTACAACATTTATTGGGTTAACTATACATTAAGGTAGGGATCAGATGTTACCACCTATATAAGCACCAGCTATAGGCATCAGATAGTGAACACAGCATCCCACAATACCAGCAGGTGACTGCTTCTCACCCCCTGGAGCGTCATGGACCCCTAGAGAACTAGATGAACCTTTTGTACCCTGGATTTCTAACCAATACCATTGAAACCTATCCAGGAAGGATTGTTGGTCCCAAATTATAGCCCAACTTtagggaaacagaggaaatattTGTGAACCAAAGAAACACCACCCAAGTCCTCCTATTCATCTTACCCCCTCTTTCCACTCTGAGCAGAGAAACTTTCTCACTTTATGAGATGACTGATGATCTCTCTTCCCTTCTGAGTCCTCCCTACTATCAAGCAATCTTTTCATCTAGAGAAGATAAGGAATCACTGCATCCCAGGGAGACCTTGAGAAACGGGGATCTCCTGTGCAGAGGTGTTTCTTGGTCTCTGCCTCATGAAGGGTAATTCTAATTCCCCTGACTTGCCCAAACCTCCAGCGAGTCCTCCAGCCCCTGGTTGACTATAATCTTCAGGGATGGAGGTGGTGAAATTCTTGGAAAACCAGAGCCCAGAAAATGCAGTGATTCTCAATGTCCAATCTAGACTTCATATTTCAAAGGGAGCTTTGCTCTCATATTACCAGAAATTCCACAGGCAAAGAGCCAGGTAACTTTCTCATTGTTTAGGATTTTGATTTTATTATCAAATATCTACTATAAAAACagtgaagaaaatttttaaaaacacattaagggaaaaaaaataatcactgCAGAGGCAGCGTAACACAGTGGTTATAAACATGAACTCTGGAGTCAATCTCTCTACTCCTAACTAGTTGTGTGTCCTTAGGTAGGTTTCTTATGATctctgcctcagcttccccactTGTAAAGCTGAGATAATAATAGTTCCTATCTTATAGAATTAAGGGGACTGAATAAGTTAATAtctgaaaagtatttttttaaaagtctagtaCATGGTAACTGCTGTATGTGTTTGTAAAACTTAAAATCTTATTAGGTTAATTTACCCATGAGTATTTCCAGTCCTTATGCAAATACACTTTTCAGATGTTCTAGTTGATATGTATATACAGTTTTGTGtcctttttattcctttatgTTATGCGTTCTGACTCAGTGTCCATAATTATAACTTATGTGATTGCCTAAAATAGATTACAAACTAAACATCCAACTGCAGTAATGAGTAAACCATGGACACTGACACACTAGGTTATGAAGTATCACCTTTTGTTCCAAGAACATCAGTCTCATACTTCTGCACAATAACCTTTCCATCATTAGTAATCTCATTTACTACTCTTTTCTAAGGCTAATCTTGATCAACAGTAAATATCTCATtcaatactatttttttcttaaattcaggTTTAGTATTCCATATTCTATTCTTAAAGGGCACCCAGACCCTCCTCTTACAATAGCACAATCTGTGTTTCCATAATGATGCACAAATGTTATTGTAAAGCTTCCATTCAATACTCCAGCTTGATGCTGGAGTGTATTTCCAGTTGAAAATACTTTTCTAAGATAAAGTTTTTCCCATAACAATGCACTCTGAGCCACAAACAGTAGAGATCTCTTACTAATAGACGTTTCATTCCCTATGTTCATGTTGCTCAAGTAGGATTCCTGGTGAACCATGAGGGGAGTCTGGAGTTCTCTTCATTGTACTTATTTGATTTTAAACAAGGGCTACAAAACTGTGGAAGgcttttacttattcttttcattCACAGGTTTCTTCTATGAAGATAATTTCTACTGATTAATAGGGGGAGAAGTCTTACTAAGCTCTTATTAAATTTCCCCGCTTGATTATACTTATAGGGTTTTTTCAGTGTGTTATCAAgtgtacaataaaataaaaacctcatCAATTCAATTCACAGAGTTTCTCTTCACTATGAATTCTCTGGTGTTGGAGGAGGGCGGAGTGACCACTAAAGGCTTTTCCGCAGTTGCTGCATATAAAGCGTTTCTCTCCACTATGCATTCTCTGATGGATAATAAGAGAAGAATTCTTACAGAAAGCTTTCTCACAATGATTACATTTGtagggtttttctccagtatggTTTCTCAGATGTACAATAAGGGAAGAACTCTCATTAAATGCTTTTCCACACTCGTTACAtctatatggtttctctccagtatgagttcTCCGGTGAGCGATAAGATGAGAGCTACAGTTAAAGGATCTTTCACATTGATTACATTTGTAGGGTTTCTCACCAGTGTGGATTCTCCGATGAGCAACAAGGTGACAGCTCTGgctgaaggattttccacatttattgcattcatagggcttttctccagtATGAGTTCTTTGATGTCTAACAAGGTGAGCCATTTGGCTACAGGATTTTCCACATTTATTGCATTCATAGGGCTTAATCCCAGAATGAATTATTTCATGTTTAGTGAGGGCTGAACGTTCTCTGAATGCTTTGCCACATTCCTGACAGttatagggtttctctcctgtgtgagttCTCTGATGGGCAATAAGATGGGAGCTCCAgctgaaggattttccacattcAGTACATTTATATGGTTTTGCTCCAGAGTGAGTTCTTTCATGTTTACTAAGGGCTGAGTAATCCCTAAAAGCTTTTTCACATTCATCACATTTaaagggcttctctccagtatgcaTTCTCATATGGGCAATAAGGTGAGAGCTCCAGCTGAAAGATTTCCCACATTCAGTACATACaaaaggtttctctccagtatgagttcTCTGATGCCCAATAAGATGGGAGTTCCAGTTGAAAGActtcccacattcattacatacataaggtttctctcctgtatgaattCTCTTATGTACAATAAGATGAGAATTCCAgctgaaggcttttccacatttaTTACATTCATAAGGTTTTATTCCAGTGTGAGTCCGTTCATGTTTAGTAAGGGCTGAACGATTCCTAAAAACCTTTCCACATTTAtcacattcatagggtttctctccagtatgagttTTCTTATGTTGGATAAGGTAAGAACTCCAAATGAAAGATGTTCCACAGTCATTATATTCATAAGGTTTCTCTGTAGCGTAAGTGCTTGTATGTTGTGTAAGGAAGGAGTCATACCCAAAGACTTTCTCCCATTCATTGTATTTATATGCTTTCTCTACAGTACCAATTTTTTGATGTTCCATAAAGGATGAAAAGTAAAagatgttttcatattctttgtaaTCATACTGGTTTCCTCCAATGTGAATTCCCGGATGTTCATTAAATGATGGGCTCTTGTTAAAGATTTGATGGCATTCCTTATATTCATAGAGTTTTTCTCCTGTATGCATTCCCATATGATCACCAAAATGCAGTATATGATTAAAAGATTTAACAGTATCAgtgcattttaaaagattatctCCAGTCTGTACCCTTGCAGGGTGAACAGGCTGCATGGACTGGTAGAAGGCTTTGTCATACTCATTCTTTTCACAGGTAATCTTATCAGTATACATTATGGCTGAGTTACATCTCCAACTTTCAGCATTTACATCAGGCTTATAGAAATGTTCCACTTGAGAAACTTTCTGAGATGGAACAATGCTTAAGCTCTGGCTACACCCTGCTCCAAGTTCACAGAACTCAGAGCCTCTTTGAGATAGTATCTGCTTTTGCATGAAGACCATCTGCCTCATAGCTGTACTCTGGTTCACGTGATACATTTCTAATTGGTCTTTACATCCCAAAACTTCTAACCTGGAGAACCAAGGATCATCCCATATGTATCTCTCCAACTTCATGCTATGAGACTGTTCCTCATCCAATATGCTCTGTGTTGGGATCAACGctttgctttcaagatttttcatCCATtctgaaataaacagaaaaagtcCATGAGAGTATAGAGAAACAAATTCTAAGAGTAGGGTGGACAAGGTAAGATTTATTGCCCATGTTATTGAAAAGACAAGTGTGAACTTGTTTCCAAATACACTGGTAACCCAAAGAAAGATCAtaacaggaaagaggaaaatagtAAAGAGTGAACGTAAGTAGTTAACTAGAATACAAAATGTGTACTGAATATGAATAAAACCCATTTAGGAACATTTCCCCATGTAAAGGAGGACTAGAACAAGGGACTACTGAAAGCCTGCACTTGGTTTCCTCTGGACTTAGAACCACACACCTTACCCTCTGTTGATGCTGCTCTGTATTATTTCACTGTAACAATCCATTACCCTGAGTTTAATGCTTTCTGAGTCCAGTGTGTACTTCCAGCGAATTACTGAACTTGGGGGGGTTGTCTGGAGGATCCTGACACATTTAATACTACTAAGGTGAAAAAATAATAACTGGTTAAGCAAAAGACAGATGAACAACCAGCCCCTCAGCaactaatatttaaattattaaagcgTGTCAATTCATTTCTTTGTTGTAATGTCCTATTGTTCTCCTATTTTGACATCTACCAAAAAAAGGGGTGTTAAGTGAAAGTATCACCAACAAGGCATCAAGCCTTATTTCCTATTCCACAGAGTTCACTCAGTAACACAAAACCATCTGCCCAAAGGTCAAAAATCACAAAGTTTAAGGGTACTCCTGAGTTCTTGTTACACTGCAGAATAGTTTGCAGAGTGATGGCAGAAGAGAAGACTTGAAAGCCAGCATACTACAATGGAAAGGCACAGGAGTTATAGTCTGATAATCTGTATTTAATTACGGGCTCTGCCACTCTCCTTAGGTGAGTTTTCTGAGGATTGAATGAGATCGTAAAACCAACAAAATGTCTGGCAAATTCAAGATGTGGAAGCCACCTATCATCACTGCTGAGGTATCAGTCCTCCAACAACAGAAGGGTCTTTactagtttcctattgctgctataacaaatcacCCATCTCACAGTCTGAAAGTCAGAGGTTATAAATGGCTTTCACTGGGCTGAAATGAAAATAGCTTTCCTTCAgaagctctaggggagaatccataTCCTTGCTTTTCCCAGCTTTAAAAGCTGCCTGCATTCTTTGACTTGTAGCTCCTCTATCTTCAAAgtatattattcccatttctgcTTCTGTCAATCATATTGGGGTCTCTGATACTCACTCTTATAAGGATCTCATGATTATAATGGGCCCATTCAGACAATCGAAGATAATCTTTGCATCTCAAAAGATTCCTAGTTTAACTCACATCTGAAAAGCCACGTTTGCCACATAAAGCACCATATTCAGCT
This window harbors:
- the LOC101111481 gene encoding zinc finger protein 606, with protein sequence MAAINPWGSWGILMDQSWGMTTVDPWASWALCPQDSTWQVEETAEERRRAPGLPTAQAQEPVTFNDVAVDFTQEEWGQLDLVQRTLYRDVMLETYGHLLSVGNQITKPEVISLLEQGEEPWSMEPAYPLQGTCPEWMKNLESKALIPTQSILDEEQSHSMKLERYIWDDPWFSRLEVLGCKDQLEMYHVNQSTAMRQMVFMQKQILSQRGSEFCELGAGCSQSLSIVPSQKVSQVEHFYKPDVNAESWRCNSAIMYTDKITCEKNEYDKAFYQSMQPVHPARVQTGDNLLKCTDTVKSFNHILHFGDHMGMHTGEKLYEYKECHQIFNKSPSFNEHPGIHIGGNQYDYKEYENIFYFSSFMEHQKIGTVEKAYKYNEWEKVFGYDSFLTQHTSTYATEKPYEYNDCGTSFIWSSYLIQHKKTHTGEKPYECDKCGKVFRNRSALTKHERTHTGIKPYECNKCGKAFSWNSHLIVHKRIHTGEKPYVCNECGKSFNWNSHLIGHQRTHTGEKPFVCTECGKSFSWSSHLIAHMRMHTGEKPFKCDECEKAFRDYSALSKHERTHSGAKPYKCTECGKSFSWSSHLIAHQRTHTGEKPYNCQECGKAFRERSALTKHEIIHSGIKPYECNKCGKSCSQMAHLVRHQRTHTGEKPYECNKCGKSFSQSCHLVAHRRIHTGEKPYKCNQCERSFNCSSHLIAHRRTHTGEKPYRCNECGKAFNESSSLIVHLRNHTGEKPYKCNHCEKAFCKNSSLIIHQRMHSGEKRFICSNCGKAFSGHSALLQHQRIHSEEKLCELN